GACTCCTTATTTACTTCACAtcactttctttctctctttctttctttttctttcaattcaattctcTTCATGAAGACCATGAACATGGCCAAAGCTCAGATCTTTCTGCACATTCTCCCTCTTTATCTCTTGCTAACATTGAATCTGTCAACTCTAGTTATGGCTTCTCCTCAAGAAGAGGAAGCTCATGATAAAATCACTTCTCTTCCTGGCCAACCCAAAGTCTCCTTCCAACAATTCTCAGGCTATGTCACAGTTAACCAAGCCGTTGGAAGAGCCCTCTTTTACTGGCTTGCTGAAGCCAACACTCTCCCCTTGTCTAGACCTCTGGTTATTTGGCTCAATGGAGGTCAGAACGTAAAacccttttcatttttttcccataTTTGCATGCTTTTACTGACAAAATTGTATCTTCCATGTTTATTATCtgcaaaaatgataattttgtttttactgTTATATTGCCCCCCATAATATCTTCACATAAACATGATTTTCTTTGGGTGGTACCAGTTTCATTAATGCTTTGCCCTTTTTGTCTCTCTCTCCGTGCACTTATTATTCATATCTAATTTCTGTGTTGCCGACATGGGCTTGTTTGAATGGTGaaaatggttttgttcttgCTTACAGGTGCAAACTGTACACAGAAAGCTTTTCTGTGCAGTTGAAATCTTTTACACAGGAGtaaaagattttttcttttttggttgttCATGTGAATGTTATCatgattttcatttgatttatcGAAGCTGccaaactattttctttttcaaataaaaaagaagaaagagtgGTCTCACTGTGGCCTACAAAATGGACTGAAAAGATGATGACCTAACTACCAATGGAGTAGAAGTAGAACAAGTTCACCATGTTTAGAACTTGTCAACTCcacacaaaagaaaataaataattttacaaaagcTTTATTTTAAtcgtatttattttttttagagttGAATCCATCCAACCAAATAAATGAAACTCGTATTCTTACCATTAATGTGTCACTTTTTGCCACTTAAATTACCAATGTACAATAACACAAAAACCTACCGTCTCCCTCTTCCCCTCACACTTTACACACACCATTTATTAAACTGTTTGCATAGTAACAAGCAGAAAATTTAATGCCTGATAGCAACCAGAAACAGGCCAAATTTAAGACATGGCTGCTCTGTTTGACACTTTGTCAGAAAGTAAATGTTTGACACTTTGTTGGCACACCTCCATGGATTATCATCTCAAACTGTGTAACTTTGATatcaaaacttgaaaaaattaagaaaataaaagcaCCCGTTTGGTAGGACTATCAGAAAATGTCTTCCTTTCAACTCTTTTTTTGTATCAGGGAGAGAATATGTATAGATATATTGCAACTTTTTTATGTACGTTGCATACTGAGGCATAAATGCACATGATGGGTTAATTTTGGGTAAACTTTatgaggtaattttttttttttccagttttgtTTACGAAAGATTTACATCTTTATGAGATTATGGGTGATCTTTTTGACCAGGTCCTGGTTGCTCTTCTGTGGCATACGGTGCTTCTGAAGAAATAGGCCCATTTAGAATCAACAAGACTGCTTCAGGATTGTACCTCAACAAGTTCTCATGGAACTCTGCGGCCAACCTCTTGTTCTTAGAAACCCCAGCTGGTGTTGGCTTCTCTTACAGCAACCGCTCAGCCGATTTGCTAGACACCGGCGACCGCCGCACTGGTAGGACCCACTGATCACTAGCATAGTTTTGCTGTATTTCAAAGGCTGAACTTTTTGGTTAATGGTAGGCCAAAGTTTTGAAGACTAGCAGCACTAAATTGTATGATGATGCATGCCATGGTCGCATGCCTTCATTATTTGGCTTCTTTATGAACTGTTGACTGACATAATTAAGCGAATTAATCATTACTGTAAGTTTAAGATTTATCCACTTAAACAACGTCAATATAATCATGTAAAGCATGTACATACAACTATATATTGATAAACTTTGATGGGTCTTCTCTTTCTTCCACCTTTAATGGGTTTTAAAGCTTTAATggttgatttatatataatatggttCAGCTAAGGACTCACTGGCATTCCTGATCCGGTGGTTGGAAAGATTCCCAAGATATAAAGGCCGAGAAGTTTATATTACTGGAGAGAGCTATGCAGGCCATTATGTTCCTCAGCTGGCTAGACAGATTATGATCTACAATTCCAAGTCAAAATCCCCAATAAATCTCAAAGGAATTATGGTAAATTAACCCTCTTATACTATTTACTTTTTAACTTTACAAGGTCCAATGTGACTTAGATTAGTCTttcattctaaaaaaaaaatctcaaagctgacaaattatagataaatttggatcaaaattAGATAATGTGGTAAGCTGGATTGTTTTTTCTATATCAGAAATGCAGAAAGTTTGACAGAAAGAATATGCAGGTGGGCAATGCAGTTACAGACAACTACTATGACAATCTGGGGACTGTGACTTATTGGTGGAGTCATGCCATGATCTCTGATAAAACATATAGGCAACTAATCAACACTTGTGATTTTAGAAGGCAGAAAGAATCAGATGAGTGTGAATCTGTTTATAGTTATGCCATGGATCAAGAGTTTGGGAACATTGATCAGTACAACATCTATGCACCTCCTTGCAACAATTCTGATGGTATCACTGCTTCTACTCGCCAGACTATCCGGTTGCCTCATCGACCCCATAAggtgtaaatatgaaatatcctagggatggcaatggatTTGGTAGGGGCAAAATGTTTTAATTCCCATTCCCGTCGCCGCAAGGAAACCTTTCCCTGTCCCCACCTCGTCTTTAACAGGGggataatagaaaatctttttCCTCTCCCTGCAGAGaaaatttctctcattttccTTCCTATTCCCCTTCCCATCACAATGGGGAAAATTCACCACACTTTCCCTCCTCATCCccataagaaaaataatgaaatatttattaggtTTCAAgacatatttgtaataattcagaacttttaaagataatttaaacgTTAAGGACTATGAAAATGAGGAGAGTAACTAGGGAGGGGACAACTCTATAATATGTTTATCTCTGTCCCTAATTGCGGGGATTTTAGGCATACCTTTACCAGCCGAATTGCTATCTCTAATAAATATCCTATTATAATTTGTATGGAAAATCATAGGAAAAATGACAATGAGTTGCATTAATTTCTTTGGCATGTCAGATTTTGAGGCAGATATCAGGCTATGATCCTTGTACAGAGAAGTATGCTGAGATTTATTATAACAGGCCTGATGTGCAAAAAGCCCTCCATGCCAACATTACCAGAATTCCTTATAAGTGGACTGCTTGCAGGTGATCACAAATACAATCTTTAAAAACTCAGGGGAGCTTAAATCAGGCAAGGATCCTTTTGCTAAACTTTGTATTATTTGATGACAGCGAATTACTAAACCGCAATTGGAACGACACAGATCCATCAGTTCTTCCAATCTATAGGCAAATGATAGCTGGTGGCTTGAGAGTTTGGGTTTTCAGGTTGGCAATTATGTATTTACTACCAAAATTTCATTGCTTTCAATATATATAGCTATGATTAAACATTTTTTCTGCAGTGGAGATGTGGACTCTGTGGTGCCAGTTACTGCAACAAGGTATTCTCTTGCACAACTGAAATTAACAACCAAAATTCCATGGTATCCTTGGTATGTTAAGAAACAGGTCAGTAGATAATCATGCCTTCATCACTTTGATTAATTTACGAGCAATGTTATACGTActcactttgaatatataaatagatatatatttacatgCATTTTTATATGATCgagtgttattttttttttaattcataattatttaatcacatgatgatatacattagatatgtattcaaagtgggtatgtataattttattgttaatttatttatgctCAATAAATAGTAATTCTTGTCTCTCtcacccaaaaagaaaaaaattttattgatccCAAGATTAGCAAAAGTGGCTGAGTTATAAAACTTCCAGGAGAGTTCTGTGTTCGAGACTGGGTGAGGCTATGACTAGTAAAACTCTGACTTTGGTCATAAAGAGGATTAGCAATGGTTGTAAATCCATTCATATTCCAACTCGAGTTTTATCTATCCAGCCAAACTAAGCAGGTTCCcagtcataaaaaaataatgataataataattcttgTCAATATCTCTAGCCTGCCCTTTAGAGAATATTTCAGAAATGGAATAtgatttgtttgaattcaaGGGTCAAACCATGCATGCTCCTATGACCTTTGTCATTTGACCACAATAGGAACAGTTCACATGTATATATTGCTTTTTGCTTGTACCTAACAGTTTTAACCTGTTCTCTAAGGACAAATTCGATGATAAATAGATCAGAAAATATGCCTATAAGCCTGTtaagaatcttttttttttaatcttttgtgGGTGAAAAGGTGGGAGGATGGACAGAAGTCTATGAAGGATTGACATTTGCAACAGTGAGAGGGGCAGGTCACGAGGTTCCACTCTTCAAGCCAAGAGCAGCTCTGCAGCtattcaaatcatttttaagaGGAGAACCTCTTCCAAAGTCTTGATgaagaagaacaaaaagaaaaatgaaaaaaataaataaattcattcaaagtcTTTGGTTCTGATGTTCTTGTTGTGAAGAAAGAAATTCACTAATGTGCCATTTTTAAGTTAATagggagagagaaagagtttGATTTATCCAATAGGGAAATTGTGAAAATTGGAATGAACAGGCCTTTGCTTTGCATTTCTTTGAAATGAAAGTTGGTGAAAATATTTAAtgcataatattaattatacataCTGGGAACCATTGAAATAGTCTAGTCAGTTTATTCAACcaatttagaatatatatatatatatatatatatatatatatatatatatatatatatatatatataaaataatatttataaactcatgtataaatgataatatattattatataattaaataatattaaattaaaaataaaataaaatttaattatatgatgatatattattatttataaataaatttatatttattatttatgtatataatactatttatatattaatatattattttgtgaaagttaacaaatgaaaatttaaatttaaaatataaaacttaataCATTAATTATCTCCACTTCTTCGATAATATTCTATCGCAAAAGAAGTCACAGAAGTTAGAACAAAGTGCATTCTTTGTCCCTGCACACCCATTTATCTTTACTTTGATTCGagtttatgttaaattttaactttactatatttttatagaTGATAAAATGGTAATACTTAATGACCATGATGGTGATTAAATGGATAGAGTTTTTACtaagattttaattgaattattgacaaaatttataataatttttttctttatctatataattGAGTCAAGTATGAATTGTTTgattaacatatttgaatttttttttttttttttgctttttcttagtttttattatcttattgaattaaaatttatgtttcaaataaAGAACTATACTGGATTGCTATTGATAATTATACAAAGTTACTtgtaattatgtttaaaataggccaaaagacatattcccaccaaggtttagtGGAAACCAACTCACACCcgttaaatttcaaaaactcaaatacccacatGTCAATTGTTAAGTTTAACAAAATCCGTTAAATctaagggtaaaaatattatttaataaataatattaaaaaataaaatgttattttatttcctcccttaatttaaaaaactaaaaatttctcaCATCCAAAAgcttgaaaaattcattttccctTCTAAAGTTTGCAATTTCTTCCCTTGTTTCTCCAACGACCAGAATCATGTCATGAATCAGTAgtgcaagaagaagaagatggtacAGATGAAGCATGCCGATGAAGACAAAAATTAGATGATGGGAAATGTCTATGGATGACAAATCGTGAAATCGAAGGCAATGCTTTGATTCGTCAAATCATCGTTTTCCATCGGATCTATTTTGATAGAAGATGAGTCAGATGATATAAACACTTCCATCTTTGAATCGAACCGATTCATCCATCGCCATTGTCAAATTGATTCCTCCATTGCTCTAATTCAACGATTCTTTGATCGTCGTTCTTCAAAGAGATCACCGGGAGGGGGAGAGAGcactgaagaagaagatgggtgggaagCCAAAGTCGGCTAGTGAAGGAAGGAGaaaaaaactaaaccctaggagagaaaagtgaagttttaaaaacttagagttgaaagaaattgttagtttttaaaatttagaggggaaaaagagatgaaaaatttttcatgttaaataataattatactcttCAAACTAACATATTTAGTTAACCTTAATAGCTAATGGgtataagtatttgaatttttaaaccttAACGGATGTGAGTTTGGGTTTtaaccaaaccttgggtgaaaataagtattttggcttttaaaaaaatgttaaataattgatattatttaaaaaatttataataatttaaaaatagattaaatcgatcaaattataaaccaataattgatttgatttgattactAATCCGGCTTAAAAACCGTGGTTTTGCCTCAACATGTCCACCGGCTTTTATGTAATTAAAGTCTGAATTTCAGAATCCATGTTTATGTCCTGAGGTAGAAAATTAGCACTACAGCATAAAAATGGATGCACATGGGTCAGAATTTAAGGATGATCAAACTACAAAGGTGATCAATGGCAACTTGTATGATCAATGCAGCCAATGGCAACTCTGATGAAAAAGTCATACTCAAGCAAGCAAAATCCTGGTAGTTATTTGaagtcataattttttatattgtggaATCATTTTTCTgtcattgatatataattaCAGAGTATATTCTCTCCAAGTAGATTTATGACCAGAATCAAAATACCAGTCAAAACCTCACGTAGAAATCAAGAAGCTGTCAGTGTAAATGGTGATTTTCTCTGTATTAATGCGCGTAGATGCAAATGGTCAAAGCTACAAGGCCTCCACATGTGATAAACAAAGACTAAGATGAGAGAGGCAGATAGAAAtttcaaacaaacttaaaaataaacacTCAAacacaaagagaaagagagagagaaccagctcaaaaacaattaattatctGCAAAATCTCCGGAAAAACTGGTCAGTTTCATTAGTACTGTCCGTACAAAGTCTCCCttgttattattcttattataataatttctttttcccatCTTGGACTTTGCATTCTTAATTTGATTAGTTGTTTACTTGGATCTTGCTTAAACTTGTTGCTGGTCTTCTCTGGTTTGTATTGTTTCTGTTAAAACTTTGAAATCCCTTTTGTAGTTTCATGCCTTCAGCGTATTTTAGTTTTGGGATTGATTGATATCAGTCTCTGCTTTGTAGATCTGTATTCTATTGTTAATGTGTTCTAAAGATCCGGACTGAAGTGGGAATTCAAGGTTCTTgttctctttttcattaataaGGTTTTTCCAGTTCTTGTTTTTCTGTCAATGTGAAGTTTTGTGTTGAATTTGTGTGAATAATTAGTTTAACATGTTCATATCATGCAATATCATCACTGATTTTGCTTTAGCTAGTTTCAGTTTCTTTTATGGTTATATGAATACTTTGAGCAATGATTTTGCCATTAATTTAAACTGTTTGTTGAAAATTTAAGGTGTGAAAAGGTAGAAGGCCATCGCTATGGAGGACTATCAAACGATTATTCCAGTCAtggaaaaggaagaaaacttGATTGCAGCAGCAAAACACCTTGTTGGGGCCCTAAGGTCAAATAAAAACCTCACAAAGGATATGAAGGAAATGTTGGCAGATCTTGGCTCTCAATTGTCCTCCATGGCAAACATTGATGATGAGAAGGGTGAGGGAGTGAGTGAGATTGAAGAACAGCTTAATATTTTTTCGGAGAAGATTATTGGTAGGGAGGAAGATCAATCTATGATTTGGGACTCAGGCACTGATGAAGCTTATGAGTACCTGAATACCGTGGATGAAGTCCGAAAACTCATCGAAAGATTAGATAGTTTGTGTTCGAATGTAGACGGAGAAGAGAAGGAGCTGTTGCGGAGGGCGCATGATGTTCTTCAATTAGCTATGGCAAGACTTGAGGAAGAATTCAGACACTTGCTTGTGCAAAACAGGCAACCTTTCGAACCAGAGCTCATGTCTTTCCGTTTGAGTGAAGAAGATGTTGTAGATGAGAACTCATTTGTTTCTTTTGGCGATGACTCAATCGAAGGCTCCCTTCGAAGAGATAGTATCAGTAGAACTTCAGAGGACTTCACAGTCGATTTGGTCAATCCAGATGTGATTACTGATCTCAGATGCATTGCCAATTTGATGTTCATGTCTAATTATGATCATGAATGTTGCCAGGCCTATGTCAGTGCCCGAAAGGACGCCTTGGAAGAATGTCTCTTCATTCTTGAACTGGAGAAACTGAGTATTGAGGATGTGCTGAAGATGGAATGGGCAAACTTGAACTCCAAGATCAAAAGATGGGTGTGGGCTATAAAGATCTATGTGCGCATCTATCTTGCGAGTGAAAAGTCGCTCAGTGAGCAGATCTTTGGGGAGTTTGGATCAATTCATTTATCATGCTTTGTTGAGGCTTCAAAGACTTCAATGTTGCAGCTTCTGAATTTTGGTGAAGCTGTGTCTATTGGCCCTCACCGTCCGGAGAAGTTGTTTTGCCTTCTTGACATGTATGAGGTGCTAGCAGATCTTCTTCCAGATATTCATGGAATGTACATTGATGAAGTCGGTTCTTCTGTTAGAATCGAGTATCATGACGTTCTACGGAGATTCACTGATTCAGTGAGATCAACAATTTCAGAATTTGAGATTGCCATTGCATCATGCAAATCAACTAGCCCACTGGCAGGGGGAGGAATTCACCACCTGACCAAATATGTGATGAATTACCTCAGAAATCTGACTGACTATGGTGATACCCTCAATATGCTTTTGAAGGGTCATGATATAGAAGATTCTACTTCACAATCATCAAACATGAATACAAATGTGGAAGAGGAAGACACAAGTGAAGGTTCTTCATGCAATTCTTCGCCAATGGCTCTCCGTTTCCGGTTTGTTGCCTCAACTCTAGAATCCAAACTTCATGATAAATCAAAGATGTACAAGGATATTTCACTGCAGCACTTCTTTTTGATGAACAATGTACATTACATGGCTCAAAAGGTCATGGATTCAGAacttcggccaatttttggcgATAGCTGGATTCGAAAGCACAACTGGAAATTTCAACAGCATGCCATGGACTACGAAAGAGCTACTTGGAGCACAACCGTTGCTTTGATGAGGGAAGAGGGGAATTCTAGTTCAGAAGTTGTTTCAAAAACCCAACTCAAGGAGAGGTTCAGAAACTTCAATCTTGCATTTGAGGAGGTCTACAAAATACAAACAGCATGGCACATCCCAAATGTTCAGCTTCGAGAAGATCTGCGAATTTCAACATCCCAAAACGTTATCCAAGCTTACCGCATTTTTGAGAGCAGACACAGGAATCACTTAAGTGATAAACACATCAAATATAGTGCTGATGATCTGCAGAATTACTTGTTAGATCTCTTTGAGGGATCCTCAAAATCCTTGCATAATCCATGTAGGAGGTGATAGTAGCAAGATAAATACATAAATCTTtgcaatttttgttttcaaagaaGTTATAGATAAGTGGTTCCTGTGCAATTTCTCCACCTGCTATGTTCCCTCTTTTTCCTAGtttcattgtaatttttttcatatgcgGCATTCTTGTACTCTCCTATGATAATATCGATTAAGAATTACGTGAATTTTGTTCACGGGTTGCCTACATTTTTCTTATGAAATGAGCTAGAAAAGAATAAACGTCTTCGATGCAGAACATGGTATCAGAGTGTTGGCATAAAATATGCTCAAA
The genomic region above belongs to Mangifera indica cultivar Alphonso chromosome 15, CATAS_Mindica_2.1, whole genome shotgun sequence and contains:
- the LOC123197224 gene encoding exocyst complex component EXO70E2, which codes for MEDYQTIIPVMEKEENLIAAAKHLVGALRSNKNLTKDMKEMLADLGSQLSSMANIDDEKGEGVSEIEEQLNIFSEKIIGREEDQSMIWDSGTDEAYEYLNTVDEVRKLIERLDSLCSNVDGEEKELLRRAHDVLQLAMARLEEEFRHLLVQNRQPFEPELMSFRLSEEDVVDENSFVSFGDDSIEGSLRRDSISRTSEDFTVDLVNPDVITDLRCIANLMFMSNYDHECCQAYVSARKDALEECLFILELEKLSIEDVLKMEWANLNSKIKRWVWAIKIYVRIYLASEKSLSEQIFGEFGSIHLSCFVEASKTSMLQLLNFGEAVSIGPHRPEKLFCLLDMYEVLADLLPDIHGMYIDEVGSSVRIEYHDVLRRFTDSVRSTISEFEIAIASCKSTSPLAGGGIHHLTKYVMNYLRNLTDYGDTLNMLLKGHDIEDSTSQSSNMNTNVEEEDTSEGSSCNSSPMALRFRFVASTLESKLHDKSKMYKDISLQHFFLMNNVHYMAQKVMDSELRPIFGDSWIRKHNWKFQQHAMDYERATWSTTVALMREEGNSSSEVVSKTQLKERFRNFNLAFEEVYKIQTAWHIPNVQLREDLRISTSQNVIQAYRIFESRHRNHLSDKHIKYSADDLQNYLLDLFEGSSKSLHNPCRR
- the LOC123197431 gene encoding serine carboxypeptidase-like 25, whose translation is MKTMNMAKAQIFLHILPLYLLLTLNLSTLVMASPQEEEAHDKITSLPGQPKVSFQQFSGYVTVNQAVGRALFYWLAEANTLPLSRPLVIWLNGGPGCSSVAYGASEEIGPFRINKTASGLYLNKFSWNSAANLLFLETPAGVGFSYSNRSADLLDTGDRRTAKDSLAFLIRWLERFPRYKGREVYITGESYAGHYVPQLARQIMIYNSKSKSPINLKGIMVGNAVTDNYYDNLGTVTYWWSHAMISDKTYRQLINTCDFRRQKESDECESVYSYAMDQEFGNIDQYNIYAPPCNNSDGITASTRQTIRLPHRPHKILRQISGYDPCTEKYAEIYYNRPDVQKALHANITRIPYKWTACSELLNRNWNDTDPSVLPIYRQMIAGGLRVWVFSGDVDSVVPVTATRYSLAQLKLTTKIPWYPWYVKKQVGGWTEVYEGLTFATVRGAGHEVPLFKPRAALQLFKSFLRGEPLPKS